In Phycisphaerae bacterium, a genomic segment contains:
- a CDS encoding metallophosphoesterase — MKKIHPNRNFVEEYRKKEGRYSKHGFFRRLRQVRTWSPLIHLLLKATGLGQRGLVNAKALAMTNEVIELQNLPKGLDNCRILLISDVHIECFDGLVDKIIDYIKDIECDYCILGGDYSLYERYDIEKTKTEMKRIISNIKTDKIFGVLGNHDHYEMAQFLQSLGVCVLLNENTVLDRGGDKIYLAGVDDCYVFDAADMQQASAGIPAEQFKIMLSHSPQLYKQAQRLGYNLYISGHTHGGQVCLPGGKALIKGAKVPQSLAKGRWQYKNMTGFTSAGVGTSGRVMVRFFCRPEVNLLTLKCMDSDRQ, encoded by the coding sequence ATGAAAAAAATACATCCCAATAGAAATTTTGTTGAAGAATACAGAAAAAAGGAGGGAAGGTATTCAAAACACGGCTTTTTCAGAAGGCTCAGACAGGTCCGCACGTGGTCGCCCCTGATACATCTGCTTCTGAAAGCAACCGGTCTTGGGCAGCGGGGCCTTGTTAACGCAAAAGCCCTTGCTATGACCAATGAAGTTATTGAATTGCAGAATCTGCCGAAGGGGTTAGATAATTGCCGTATCCTGCTGATATCCGATGTACATATCGAATGTTTTGACGGACTTGTCGATAAGATAATCGATTATATAAAAGATATCGAATGCGATTATTGCATTCTCGGCGGAGATTACAGTCTTTATGAGAGATACGACATCGAGAAGACAAAAACAGAGATGAAAAGAATTATCAGTAATATCAAAACAGACAAAATATTCGGCGTCCTCGGCAATCATGACCACTATGAAATGGCTCAATTTCTCCAAAGTCTCGGTGTTTGTGTGCTTTTGAACGAGAATACCGTTCTCGATCGCGGCGGAGATAAAATTTACCTTGCAGGCGTAGATGATTGTTATGTCTTCGACGCGGCCGATATGCAGCAGGCTTCGGCGGGCATACCTGCCGAACAATTTAAAATTATGCTGTCGCACAGCCCGCAGCTCTACAAGCAGGCCCAGAGACTGGGTTACAATCTCTATATCAGCGGCCATACTCACGGCGGTCAGGTGTGTTTGCCGGGAGGGAAAGCCCTGATAAAAGGCGCAAAAGTGCCCCAGAGCCTTGCAAAAGGCCGATGGCAGTATAAAAATATGACGGGATTTACCTCCGCCGGCGTAGGGACGTCCGGCAGGGTTATGGTACGGTTTTTTTGCAGGCCGGAGGTGAATTTATTGACCCTTAAATGTATGGATTCAGACCGGCAATAA
- a CDS encoding peptidyl-prolyl cis-trans isomerase, giving the protein MSRTVLFLLVLAAILFTVETARSQEPVVPSQPQQPQGIAVPQDPNYVVMVLDGNELTIGKAKFFTPDFDYATLENVADFWLNTQLLYEEAVKRGIDKDPKAKFLADISYKKVIAGELIEKSRSTVKISDEQVKKYYEDNKETDPGFREPNYLSFSHITVETLEQAQEALKRINSGEEINELAKSLSVAGDAKKGGRLTKSTELNIQTHFGQELLDALLKASEGDIVGPVKGKNGKYEIARHEGKRASRIMEFDKVKDRIKAKLEGQAKNKAVEDLIQSLKEKAKQRYKKMGILSEKDNAENVNEKSEKKK; this is encoded by the coding sequence ATGAGTAGAACTGTATTATTTTTACTTGTACTCGCCGCCATATTATTCACCGTTGAAACCGCCCGCTCTCAGGAGCCGGTTGTTCCATCGCAGCCTCAGCAGCCGCAGGGAATCGCTGTGCCGCAGGACCCGAATTATGTGGTTATGGTTCTCGACGGCAATGAACTGACTATCGGCAAGGCAAAGTTTTTCACGCCTGATTTTGATTACGCTACACTGGAAAATGTTGCCGATTTCTGGCTTAATACCCAGCTTCTTTACGAAGAAGCCGTAAAAAGAGGTATCGATAAAGACCCCAAAGCCAAATTTCTTGCCGATATCAGCTATAAAAAAGTAATTGCCGGCGAACTGATTGAAAAAAGCAGAAGTACGGTAAAAATCAGCGATGAACAGGTAAAAAAATATTACGAAGATAACAAGGAAACAGACCCCGGTTTCAGGGAGCCAAACTATTTGAGTTTCTCACATATAACAGTTGAAACTCTCGAACAGGCTCAGGAGGCGCTTAAAAGAATAAACAGCGGCGAAGAAATCAACGAACTCGCAAAGTCATTATCTGTCGCCGGAGACGCTAAAAAAGGCGGCCGACTTACTAAATCTACCGAACTGAACATTCAAACCCACTTTGGACAGGAATTGCTCGACGCACTGCTTAAAGCTTCCGAAGGAGATATCGTAGGGCCGGTAAAAGGCAAAAATGGAAAATATGAAATCGCCAGGCACGAAGGGAAAAGAGCATCGCGTATAATGGAATTTGACAAGGTTAAGGATCGGATAAAGGCAAAGCTCGAAGGTCAGGCCAAAAACAAAGCCGTTGAAGACCTGATACAAAGCCTGAAGGAAAAAGCCAAACAGAGATACAAAAAGATGGGCATCTTAAGCGAAAAAGATAATGCAGAAAATGTGAATGAAAAATCTGAAAAGAAAAAATAA
- a CDS encoding tetratricopeptide repeat protein: MNSDSGFEQFDQFNSWDQAEQKAIKAYELYEEGRMNEALSAMNEAIDINPANDRWHFNKALTLDAMERFDYAIEEYKLALNMNPDDIETLNCLAIDYTRTGQYDLALNLFEQIEKIDPDFEPGYCNRIITYTEMSNYEMAEHMFYLAQQINDACPLCFYNIGNSFFIQGNFKKAVWCWEKTASLEPNHPQINYHIAQGYWNLGDKDMAWQHFIAELRKNPGDKEVIFDFGLFLLHCGDIVSAAEKFRRILEVEPESAQALFYLGEIELNAGRIKEAAKLYLQAIRIDRNTAGPRFRLAQLALAQSERDEAFSLLAAELELDISQPEILDAIGVIMMELGQTDYATHCFLRVSELEPTNALNYLHLAKSLTMRGEQDDAIQFLDYVLELAPSNWELVKGVLLVYLDMGKPEKVFDVLAALDTGANAISGLTIIKAAAHLKIWLRRIKESVRFLPGFFRK; the protein is encoded by the coding sequence ATGAATTCTGACAGCGGGTTTGAACAGTTCGACCAGTTCAACTCATGGGACCAGGCTGAGCAAAAGGCCATAAAGGCCTATGAGCTTTACGAAGAAGGCCGAATGAACGAGGCCCTTTCGGCGATGAACGAGGCAATCGATATCAACCCGGCCAATGACAGATGGCATTTCAATAAGGCTCTTACGCTCGATGCGATGGAGAGGTTTGACTACGCGATAGAAGAATACAAGTTGGCGTTAAATATGAATCCTGATGATATTGAAACGCTGAACTGTCTTGCGATCGATTATACCCGCACAGGTCAGTACGATTTGGCGCTGAATCTATTTGAACAGATTGAAAAAATCGACCCCGATTTCGAACCGGGCTACTGCAACAGGATAATCACTTATACCGAGATGAGCAATTACGAGATGGCCGAGCATATGTTTTACCTTGCTCAACAGATAAACGACGCCTGTCCGCTTTGTTTTTATAATATAGGCAATTCATTTTTCATTCAGGGCAATTTTAAAAAGGCCGTGTGGTGCTGGGAAAAGACCGCTTCTCTCGAGCCGAACCATCCGCAAATTAATTATCACATTGCGCAGGGGTACTGGAATCTCGGCGATAAGGATATGGCGTGGCAGCATTTTATCGCGGAACTCAGGAAAAATCCCGGCGACAAAGAGGTTATATTTGATTTCGGTTTGTTTCTTCTTCACTGCGGCGATATTGTTTCTGCCGCTGAGAAGTTCCGCAGGATACTGGAAGTAGAGCCGGAATCGGCGCAGGCATTATTTTATCTCGGCGAGATAGAGCTGAATGCCGGCAGAATAAAAGAAGCGGCGAAACTATATCTTCAGGCAATAAGGATTGACAGAAATACGGCCGGTCCGAGATTTCGGCTTGCGCAGCTTGCACTTGCGCAGTCGGAGAGGGATGAGGCGTTTTCACTGCTTGCCGCCGAGCTTGAGCTTGATATCAGCCAGCCGGAGATTCTCGATGCGATAGGCGTAATTATGATGGAACTGGGTCAGACCGACTATGCGACTCATTGTTTTCTAAGAGTTTCAGAACTTGAACCGACAAACGCGTTAAATTATCTCCATCTGGCCAAATCGCTCACTATGCGCGGCGAACAGGATGACGCCATACAATTCCTCGATTATGTACTTGAACTGGCTCCATCGAATTGGGAGCTTGTCAAAGGCGTATTGCTGGTTTATCTCGATATGGGAAAACCGGAAAAAGTTTTCGATGTACTGGCGGCATTAGATACAGGAGCCAATGCCATTTCAGGGCTGACGATTATTAAAGCTGCCGCGCATTTGAAAATATGGCTGCGAAGAATCAAAGAGAGTGTGCGTTTCCTTCCGGGGTTTTTTAGAAAATGA